The following proteins are co-located in the Myroides profundi genome:
- a CDS encoding DUF4261 domain-containing protein — protein MGSKKLGNNPKMMMFRLLFEQKPSIDLQAVLEELKQVFPNVTFAKEANVFTFPDCEVEFEEGIVPAQCVVMHAEDDSVKKIDQKYTEQNWHWEEGAEVLKNCQYEVLVTDFLSRSLEPRIRIVLMQQMLFAMAKVAQPTIIVSEHGEKLIDPEVFMRDCLDPNYVALDLMINVRLYNVNQPEYGSLLMDTVGLHALGISDFQFFFDDDTIVNEVAGRLWDYAYYLMEAGDVIEDGNTIEGFEPGSKWTCHKEFSSSQPRRTVINVVMS, from the coding sequence ATGGGAAGTAAAAAACTAGGTAATAACCCGAAGATGATGATGTTTAGATTGTTATTTGAACAGAAGCCATCTATAGACCTACAAGCAGTATTAGAAGAATTAAAACAAGTGTTTCCTAATGTAACCTTTGCAAAAGAGGCTAATGTGTTTACTTTCCCTGATTGTGAAGTAGAGTTCGAAGAGGGTATTGTGCCTGCGCAGTGTGTCGTGATGCATGCAGAGGATGACAGTGTTAAGAAGATTGACCAGAAATATACAGAACAGAATTGGCATTGGGAAGAGGGAGCAGAGGTATTGAAGAATTGTCAATATGAGGTGTTAGTGACTGATTTTTTGAGTAGAAGTTTAGAGCCTCGCATACGTATTGTATTAATGCAGCAGATGCTTTTTGCGATGGCTAAAGTAGCTCAGCCTACTATCATTGTTTCTGAGCACGGTGAGAAGTTGATTGATCCAGAAGTATTTATGAGAGACTGTCTAGATCCTAACTACGTTGCATTAGACTTAATGATCAATGTTCGTTTATATAATGTGAATCAGCCAGAGTATGGAAGCCTGTTAATGGATACAGTAGGGTTACATGCGTTAGGTATTTCTGATTTTCAGTTTTTCTTTGATGATGATACGATAGTGAATGAGGTAGCAGGTCGTCTATGGGACTATGCTTATTATTTAATGGAAGCAGGGGATGTCATAGAAGATGGAAATACAATAGAAGGGTTTGAGCCAGGGAGCAAATGGACTTGTCATAAGGAGTTCTCTTCATCTCAACCTAGAAGAACAGTGATCAATGTAGTCATGAGTTAG
- a CDS encoding catalase gives MLKRSFLISALVVSSFIQAQVLTTNTGNPVGSNQHSKTIGNNGQVLLEDIHLIEKLAAFDRERIPERVVHARGAGAFGEFVASADFSDVTMADFLSQAGKTTPVMVRFSTVTHQQGSPETYRDPRGFAVKFYTEQGNYDLVGNNLPVFFIRDAIKFPDMVHAFKPSPLTNGASDPNRVFDFFSNLPESTHMFTWLFSDYGIPANFRQMEGNGVHAYKWMNDKGEVTYVKYKWVPRQEIKNLTQEEANAIQATSVEHATLDLYHAIDRGDYPIWDLYVQMLKREDFDALDFNPVDVTKIWPAEIAKSVKVGTMTLKANPTNYFQQVEQAAFAPSTLVPGIEPSEDKLLQGRLFSYADTQRHRLTGNFQQIPVNAPKNTATTYNQNGYMSTHVQSGDVNYQPSTNKPEVVDNAKFMYSKSEFFKPVSTTQHVIDKENNFKQAGDLYRSFSKKDQDNLIKNLSGAFKTIKNKVIVHKMIAYFYQADKEYGTRLLKAVDMKLDEIKPYLVQ, from the coding sequence ATGCTTAAACGTAGTTTTTTGATATCTGCATTAGTAGTATCATCTTTTATTCAAGCTCAAGTTTTGACTACGAATACAGGTAACCCTGTAGGAAGTAATCAACATTCTAAAACCATTGGTAATAATGGACAAGTATTATTAGAAGACATCCATTTAATAGAGAAGTTAGCAGCTTTTGACAGAGAGCGTATTCCTGAGAGAGTAGTACACGCTCGTGGAGCTGGAGCTTTCGGAGAGTTTGTAGCGAGTGCTGATTTTTCGGATGTGACGATGGCAGACTTTTTATCACAAGCAGGTAAGACAACGCCTGTGATGGTAAGATTCTCTACTGTGACACATCAGCAAGGGTCACCAGAGACGTATAGAGACCCACGTGGTTTTGCGGTAAAGTTCTATACAGAGCAAGGTAACTATGACTTAGTCGGAAATAACCTTCCGGTATTCTTTATCAGAGATGCGATTAAGTTCCCTGATATGGTACACGCTTTTAAACCGTCTCCTTTGACTAATGGGGCATCAGATCCGAATAGAGTATTTGACTTCTTTTCTAATTTGCCAGAATCTACTCATATGTTTACTTGGCTGTTCTCTGATTATGGTATACCAGCTAACTTTAGACAGATGGAAGGGAATGGAGTACACGCGTATAAATGGATGAATGATAAAGGAGAAGTAACGTATGTAAAGTATAAATGGGTACCTCGTCAGGAGATTAAAAACCTGACACAAGAAGAGGCTAACGCTATCCAAGCAACTTCAGTAGAGCATGCGACTTTAGACTTATATCACGCAATAGATAGAGGTGATTATCCTATCTGGGACTTATATGTACAGATGTTAAAGAGAGAAGACTTTGATGCCTTAGACTTTAATCCTGTAGATGTAACGAAGATTTGGCCAGCTGAGATCGCGAAGTCTGTAAAAGTAGGTACAATGACATTAAAGGCTAATCCTACGAACTACTTCCAACAGGTAGAACAAGCTGCCTTTGCACCTAGTACATTAGTGCCTGGTATAGAGCCTTCTGAGGATAAACTGTTACAAGGAAGATTATTCTCTTATGCCGATACACAACGTCACCGTTTAACAGGGAATTTCCAACAAATACCTGTTAATGCACCTAAGAATACAGCGACTACTTATAACCAGAATGGGTATATGTCTACACATGTACAGTCTGGTGATGTGAACTATCAGCCATCTACTAATAAACCTGAAGTAGTAGATAATGCTAAGTTTATGTACTCTAAGTCTGAGTTCTTTAAACCTGTTAGTACTACACAGCATGTGATAGATAAGGAGAATAACTTTAAACAAGCTGGTGATCTATATCGCTCGTTCTCTAAAAAAGATCAAGATAATTTAATCAAGAATTTGAGTGGAGCATTTAAGACGATTAAGAATAAGGTGATTGTACATAAGATGATTGCTTATTTTTATCAAGCTGATAAAGAATATGGTACGCGTCTATTAAAAGCAGTAGATATGAAGCTAGATGAGATTAAACCTTATTTAGTTCAATAA